The proteins below come from a single Candidatus Bathyarchaeota archaeon genomic window:
- a CDS encoding GTPase yields MLIIFIIGTAGSGKSLLTASFTDWLKIQKQNVAIVNLDPGAFTLPYAPDIDIRDYVSVQGLMEEYKLGPNGALVMAADLIAEEAEKLGREIENLNPDVVLVDTPGQMELFAFRASGPYIVNELTKEPKVIIYLFDSVFSAGPLNYVSNMFLSAAVYNRFFVPQTYVLSKCDLLPPEDVNRIVDWSADPETLESAIEEKLTGTRRLLSRDMMHAIYRLGLRFFLIPVSAKTNDGLINLNMALERIATEGEKFTV; encoded by the coding sequence ATGCTTATAATCTTTATAATCGGCACAGCAGGTTCAGGGAAATCTCTCCTCACTGCCTCCTTCACCGACTGGCTAAAAATCCAAAAGCAAAATGTGGCAATCGTGAACTTAGACCCTGGAGCCTTTACCTTACCATACGCACCAGATATTGACATTCGCGACTACGTAAGTGTTCAAGGACTAATGGAAGAATACAAGCTTGGACCAAACGGCGCACTCGTAATGGCGGCAGACCTGATTGCGGAAGAAGCGGAAAAGCTTGGACGAGAAATCGAAAATCTTAATCCCGATGTAGTTCTCGTAGACACTCCAGGCCAGATGGAACTCTTCGCCTTCAGAGCCAGTGGACCCTACATCGTAAATGAACTAACCAAGGAACCTAAAGTAATCATATACCTCTTCGACTCCGTATTCTCCGCTGGTCCCCTCAACTACGTTTCAAACATGTTTCTATCCGCTGCGGTATACAACCGTTTTTTTGTTCCCCAAACGTATGTGCTGTCAAAATGCGATCTCCTTCCACCTGAAGACGTAAATCGCATCGTAGACTGGTCTGCTGATCCTGAGACGTTAGAATCAGCGATCGAAGAAAAGTTGACTGGAACGAGACGTTTACTCAGCCGCGACATGATGCACGCTATTTACAGGTTGGGGTTAAGGTTCTTTCTGATACCCGTTTCCGCAAAAACAAACGATGGACTCATCAACCTTAACATGGCGCTGGAACGCATCGCTACGGAAGGAGAAAAATTCACAGTGTAG